A genomic segment from Takifugu rubripes chromosome 20, fTakRub1.2, whole genome shotgun sequence encodes:
- the pdcb gene encoding phosducin b produces MSDRLLELEESVTHTGPKGVINDWRRFKLESMDQENLPTAKKELLRQMSSPNKSKDDSRGNLNRKMSVQEYEMLKEEDEGCLKKYRKRCMQEMHEKLSFGPRFDGVHDLDSGEAFLEVIEKEHHSTVVVVHIYKVGVKGCEELNSCLDCLATQYPTVKFCRIDAVSSGASERFSDDVLPALLVYKAGELLGNFLACTQHLNEEFFATDVEAFLNSYGLLPEKELPGGEDEENDVE; encoded by the exons ATGTCTGACAGACTGTTGGAATTGGAAGAGTCAGTGACCCACACAG GTCCAAAAGGAGTCATCAATGACTGGAGGAGGTTTAAGCTGGAGAGCATGGACCAGGAAAATTTGCCCACAGCAAAAAAAGAACTGCTGAGACAAATGTCCTCCCCAAACAAGTCAAAGGACGACTCCAGAGGAAACCTCAACCGTAAG atgagtGTCCAAGAATATGAAATGctgaaagaggaagatgagggctGTCTGAAGAAATACAGAAAGAGGTGCATGCAGGAGATGCACGAGAAACTCAGCTTTGGGCCCAGGTTTGACGGTGTGCATGACCTGGACAGTGGCGAGGCCTTCCTGGAAGTTATAGAGAAGGAACATCACAGCACAGTGGTGGTTGTGCACATCTACAAGGTCGGGGTCAAAGGTTGTGAAGAGCTCAACAGCTGCCTTGACTGCCTGGCCACACAGTACCCCACAGTCAAATTCTGCCGGATTGATGCGGTCTCATCAGGAGCTTCTGAGCGTTTCTCGGATGATGTTTTGCCCGCGCTGCTGGTGTACAAGGCTGGAGAACTCCTGGGGAACTTCCTGGCCTGCACACAGCACCTCAATGAAGAATTCTTTGCCACTGATGTGGAAGCCTTCCTCAACAGCTACGGCCTGCTGCCGGAGAAAGAGCTGCCAGGAggggaagatgaagaaaacGATGTGGAGTAA